The nucleotide window cacgGGGTTCTCTTGGATGTAGATTTTTCAAGTACTGCTCTCACCCAGATGACAACCAACGTCAACAGCTGAGCCGGGAGTTAGGGCTTGAGCCAAGACAAATCAAGTTCTGGTTCCAAAACAAAAGAACGCAGACCCAGGTTTTCCATTTTTCCTACTCTAACGACTTGGATGTTTAGATCTTATATTTTATATTGCATATGTAACATGCTTGGTAATTTTTAGGCTCAAAATGAGAGCGCAGACAACACTGTTCTTCGTAAAGACAATGAAAGGATTCAATGGGAAAACTATGCAATCATAAAGGCCTTAAAGAGTGTCCTTTGCCCAACTTGCGGTGGTCCACCGTTTGGAGAAGAAGCTCGGCAGCTAAGTCTGCAGAGACTTCAGCTGGAAAATGCCTATTTGAAAGAAGAGGCAAGTATTTGAAATGTACATAATCTCTCATCcgtagattcgatcattcttaaAGATCTCTATTGTTAATTATTGTTGATTGTGTTTATATATGGATTCGCTTTAATGATGTCTTGCAGCATGATAAGGTAGCCAGCCTTCTTTCCAAATACATAGGGAAACCACCATCACAAATTGAATCGCTGGCATCTGTAGTTGGATCGACGCTGGATTTATCATGTTCCACCAACCAAGGGATTATCGGAAGTCCGCCCCTTAATCTCAATCTTACCAGCCCTGCATTAGCTTACCAAATACAAGAAATCCCTGAAAGGGAAAAGACACTCATGGCGGACATTGCTGCCAGTGCTATGGAAGAACTGGTCTCACTTTTTCAGATCGGCGAGCCTTTGTGGGTCAAATCCACAGCTGATGGGCGATATTTTCTCAACCGTGACGACTATGATAAGTTATTTCCTAAAGCCAATCAATTCAAAACCTCTGGTGCGTGTGTTGAGTCTTCGAAAGATTCAGGAGTAGTGGCCATTAATGCAGCAACCTTGGTTGACATGTTCTTAGACTCTGTTAGTTCTATAACTCGTTCTTTCATTATTTCCCAATATATACTGAGAAAGTAATATTACACTGCTGGAATGATCAAAGAAGGTCAAGAAAAACGATTTATTTTTGCAGAATAAATGGGAAGAACTCTTTCCCACAATCGTTACGAAAGCAAAGACAATTGAAGTACTTGAAAGTGGAATGATGAAAAACCGGAGTGGTTGCCTACTGCTGGTACATATGAAAGCCAATGCGTTGTtgagttaattaattattttcctaTAGTTTGTCACAAATACTTATACGAATCAATTTCTTTAATGCAGATGTATGAACAAATGCACATTCTCTCACCTTTGGTGGCGCCACGGGATTTCTACTTTCTTCGTTATTGTCAGCAGATTGAGCTAGGCACATGGGTCATTGTTGATGTTTCCCACAACTTCCCCAAAGGAAGTTCTTCAAATCAATCACAATCTTGGAGGCTTCCTTCGGGGTGTATGATCAAAGATATTTCATGCGGCTGCTCCAGGGTGAGTAGCTTCATCTCTTTAGCATAAGCATTTATAATTGGATCTGCAGCGCTTACTATTACTGAGAATACGTTTGTCAAGCCAACGGGAAAAACCAAGAGAATACCTCACATTTCCAATTTCTTTAGTTTAATACATTTTTAACAATCTTGCTCTTGTCATGCAGCAACATTTATACTTTCCCATCAATTATCAATGTTGTTCAGGCTCCGTCGACATCACAATTATTTACTTTTCACAATCGCTATCTTCATGACATTACATGCTTCATCCGATACACATTCTTATATGATATTCCTAATTTTAAAGAattgtttcataaatattgACTGCAATAATCGTAGGTAACTTGGATTGAGCATGTGGAGGTTGATAAACAAGCCCATCGGCTCTACAGAGATCTTATATGTAGAAATGTTGCATATGGAGCTGAGAGATGGATCGTTACTCTTAAGAGGATGTGTGAGAGATTGGATTGCTTGATGGTCGAAGTTGAAACTACCTGTGAGTTTGGAGGAGGCAAGTCTTCCTTAATTCCCTGTTAGAAAATAATACATTGATATTTGccaaaatggaaaagaaaactcTCTAATGTTAAGTAATCCTTTATTGTTCCCCTTTTTTGTCCGAATCATTTTGTAAAGCTTTTGGATTTTGATGAGCCTTATTTCCATTGTTTAGTGGTTATTTCGTCCGAAGGCAAGAGGAGTGTAATGAAGCTCTCTCAGAGAATGGTCAAGAACTTCTGTGGAATGCTGAGCATGGCAGGTAAAATTGACTTCCCTCAGTCGTCCGAAGTGAACAATAGTGGGGTTCGAGTCTCTGTTCGTAAGAGCACAGAAACAGGACAGCCCCATGGCATGATTGTCAGCATTGCTACTTCTCTTTGGCTTCCTCTACCGTCCCAAACCGTCTTTAGCTTCTTCAGAGATGAGAGAAATAGAGTTCAGGTTTTTACCTAACAAAAAGATCCCtactcattttgtttttatcttcATTCCAAATAATTAGAGGTTGAAATGTGATATGATTGATaccttaatttgatttctctttCAGTGGGATGTTCTGTCAAATGGAAATCCAGTGCATGAGATTGCAAACATTCCAACCGGAACGCATCCCGGAAACTGTATATCTGTCATTCGGGTAGTTTCATTTCCTTcttccattttttcttctttccgaAATATATTATTCCGGAAATATGGGGAAACTAAAGTTGAACTGATGCTACTTCAAATGCTAGAAGgatgagaaaaatatttttacctaTGCTTTTGGCTTTATAAAGAGTTCAGTTTGATTTATTTCAATGGTTTCTGTGGAGCAGCCTTTCACCCCTACCGAGAATAACATGCTGATGCTTCAAGAGAGCTACACGGACCCTTTGGGATCCTTAGTCGTATATGCTCCAGTCGACATGCCAGCTCTTAACGTAGCAGTAAGTGGCAAGGACTCTTCCAACATACCTATCCTCCCATCGGGGTTTGTGATCTCGGGCGATGGCCGTGCTGAAATAACTGGGGATTCAGGACATTCCAAGGGAGGTGGTTCACTTCTTACAGTGGCTTTCCAGATATTGGTTTCCAGTCCCTCAACTTCAAAGCAGATGAACATGGAGTCGGTGGCAACTGTCAACGCTCTCATCAGTTCCACCGTTCAAAAAATCAAAGTTGCTCTCAACTGCTCGAGCTTGGATTAACCTATTTGCGGTGGAATTGTAATTCTTATGCTAAGAATAAAACTAGTTTCGTTGGAGAAGGTTGTGAATTCAATCTTTGTGACTGTTTTAAGACTCCGTTTGAATTTCTTGTTGAATAGTTGGCTATGTATAAGCTcctattttagttatttttttgcTTAAGGCTGCtactttagtttttttttttttgcttaagCTTTGTCATCTAATGCATATTGACCGTGGGGTATATAATTTTTGCTGCCTGAGCTACAAGCCCGTTACAATTCGTCGCATACAAGGCTGCAACTCTAACCAAGAAAATTTCAAATCAAACCGTTTCCATTTTCAGAATATTGTGAACCTTTTGTATTGAAATTTCTTTTAAAACTACAATAGTTTTCTAGCCTTACAGCAACAAAGAGCATGACTAGAGTAGAGATGCTTTTATTCAACAGTTACCAAAGGACATAGCAATTTTAAGTAGAGCAATAGAGTTAGTGGGTGAGACCATTAGTTATTAAGGGGAATGAAAATCGACCTGGATTGAACATGCACCAAGGTGCATATGCATGATTACTTTTCGTTACTGCGATAAAACGTCATCTgcaacaaagcaacaagtttGACAATAACGGTCAGTTTGGGATTGttgtgttttattgttttttactgTGTTTAAGAGTAATTAGTTATAACATAAAGTTGTTGAGCTTTTGTTAAACCGTATTTTTAAAAGTGTCGTGAGTATAAAAAAAGTGTAAaaatgtttggtaaattttaatataaaagtgatataattgtatataatgaTAAAATGGACACGATAATGGAGTGTTGGTGACATGGACGGTGGAGGGGGTAGTGGTTTGTAACGATGATGGTAATGGCAACAATGGGTATGATAGTGGTTCCATTAATGGGGTGTGATGGTTGGGGTGTAGGGGAAATAATGGTGATAGGAGTAGTGGCAGCGACagtggtggtggttgtggtgTTGGCGGTTGTGGTTTTAGTGATACTTACGGTTGTGGTGGTGGCGTTAGTGACGATTGTGGTAGTCGTGACAGTAGCAACAATGGTTGTGATAATGGTTGTGGCTGTGTATGGTAAGTGTTtgtagtgg belongs to Malus sylvestris chromosome 17, drMalSylv7.2, whole genome shotgun sequence and includes:
- the LOC126612503 gene encoding homeobox-leucine zipper protein ROC8-like; its protein translation is MELQGNGGASGDGREASNSRRGNKNYYRHTTEQIRRLEEFFKYCSHPDDNQRQQLSRELGLEPRQIKFWFQNKRTQTQAQNESADNTVLRKDNERIQWENYAIIKALKSVLCPTCGGPPFGEEARQLSLQRLQLENAYLKEEHDKVASLLSKYIGKPPSQIESLASVVGSTLDLSCSTNQGIIGSPPLNLNLTSPALAYQIQEIPEREKTLMADIAASAMEELVSLFQIGEPLWVKSTADGRYFLNRDDYDKLFPKANQFKTSGACVESSKDSGVVAINAATLVDMFLDSNKWEELFPTIVTKAKTIEVLESGMMKNRSGCLLLMYEQMHILSPLVAPRDFYFLRYCQQIELGTWVIVDVSHNFPKGSSSNQSQSWRLPSGCMIKDISCGCSRVTWIEHVEVDKQAHRLYRDLICRNVAYGAERWIVTLKRMCERLDCLMVEVETTCEFGGVVISSEGKRSVMKLSQRMVKNFCGMLSMAGKIDFPQSSEVNNSGVRVSVRKSTETGQPHGMIVSIATSLWLPLPSQTVFSFFRDERNRVQWDVLSNGNPVHEIANIPTGTHPGNCISVIRPFTPTENNMLMLQESYTDPLGSLVVYAPVDMPALNVAVSGKDSSNIPILPSGFVISGDGRAEITGDSGHSKGGGSLLTVAFQILVSSPSTSKQMNMESVATVNALISSTVQKIKVALNCSSLD